The Nitrosococcus watsonii C-113 genome includes the window GTATATTCGGACGATGTTCGATGAAATTACCCGTATTCTCAACCACCTCATGTGGTTAGGTGCCCATGGTCTGGATATTGGCGCCATGACGGTGTTTTTGTACTGTTTTCGGGAGCGGGAGGATCTCATGGACTGCTATGAAGCGGTTTCTGGAGCCCGTATGCACGCAACCTATTATCGTCCCGGTGGAGTTTATCGCGACTTGCCGGAGACGATGCCGGGATATCAACTTTCTAAGTGGCATAATGAAAAAGAGATAGCGGCACTTAATCGGAATCGAGAGGGATCTTTGCTTGATTTTATTGAAGATTTCACCACCCGCTTTCCTACTTGCGTGGATGAATATGAAACCCTACTGACCGATAATCGAATCTGGAAACAGCGCACGGTCGGCATTGGAGTCGTCACGCCGGAGAGGGCGTTGCAATTAGGTTTTACGGGACCCATGCTGCGTGGTTCAGGAGTGGAATGGGATTTACGGAAAAAACAACCCTACGCTGTGTATGACCAAGTAGATTTTGATATTCCTGTGGGGGTCAATGGGGATTGCTATGACCGTTATTTGGTGCGGATAGAAGAGATGCGCCAGTCCAATCAAATCATCAGGCAGTGTGTGGATTGGCTGCGAAAAAACCCTGGCCCGGTTATAGTGAACAACTATAAGGTTGCTGCCCCCCCGCGGGAAGAAATGAAAAACGATATGGAGGTGCTGATTCATCATTTCAAGCTATTTACCGAGGGGTATTGTGTTCCGGAAGGCGAAGCTTATGCAGCGGTAGAAGCGCCCAAGGGTGAATTTGGGGTTTACCTTATCTCGGATGGGGCTAATAAACCCTACCGGCTTAAAATCCGAGCGCCGGGGTTTGCTCATTTAGCCGCTATGGACGAAATGGTACAAGGTCATATGCTTGCCGATGTAGTTGCTATTATCGGAACCATGGATATTGTTTTTGGGGAGATCGATAGGTGAGCATGGGACAGCCGAAATGGGGAAAATGGAAAAATCGAGAAGAAGAGGAAAATCTTCTCTCCTCTGAGGTACGGCAGCAAATTGATGATTGGATCGCAAAATATCCCCCGGAGCAAAAGCAATCCGCGATTATTCCAGCCTTGCATATTGTGCAAGCAGCTAATGGGGGTTATTTAACTGATAAACTTTTGGATGCAGTAGCTGAATATCTGGAGATGCGTCCCATCAGTGTTTATGAGGTGGCTACGTTCTATTCCATGTATGAATTAAAGCCAATTGGTCGGCATAAAATCAGTGTTTGCACTAATATTTCATGTCAGCTTCGTGGCTCTGATGAGGTCGTGGCTCATTTGCGGAAACGTTTGGGCATCGGTTTCGGAGAGACGACGCCGGATCACCGTTTCACGGTTAAAGAAGCTGAATGCCTAGGCGCTTGTGGTGGAGCACCCATGATGATGGCGGGGCGTACTTATCATGAAAATTTAACACCAGCAAAGATCGATCAAATTCTTGAGGCTCTAAAATGATCGCTCTCAACCAAGTCTGTTTTCGCACCTTGGATCTCGATCCTCCGTGGGGGTTGGAAAGTTATCTAAAGGTGAAGGGGTATGAAGTTTGGAAACGCATTCTAAAAGAAAAAACTCCGCCTTCCAAGATCATTGATGAAATCAAAACTTCTGGCCTTCGAGGCCGCGGAGGGGCGGGATTTCCGACAGGATTGAAATGGAGCTTTATGCCCAAGGATTTAGCAGGTATCAAATATATTGTTTGTAACTCGGATGAGGGGGAGCCAGGTACCTTCAAAGACCGGGATATTCTCCGCTATAACCCCCATCAGTTGATTGAAGGCATGGCCATTGCGGGTTATACCATTGGTGCAACAGTAGGCTACAATTACACCCGCGGTGAATTCAGCGAGCCCATTGAACGCTTTGAAGATGCCTTGGAGGAAGCTTACCAAGCGGGCTTGCTGGGTAAAAATATCCTGGCATCAGGGGTCGACTTCGATCTCTACTCCCATCCCGGTGCGGGGGCTTATATTTGTGGCGAGGAGACAGCTTTGCTGGAATCCCTAGAGGGCAAAAAAGGCATGCCTCGCTATAAACCGCCATTTCCCGCGGGTTTTGGCCTCTATGGTAGGCCCACCACCATTAATAATACCGAGACTCTTGCTTCGGTGCCCGTGATTTTAGAGAAGGGAGGGCCATGGTTCTTGAAGTTGGGAACACCAACCAGTGGGGGAACCAAAATCTTTAGTGTCTCGGGGCATGTCAACCGGCCCGGTAATTATGAAGTCCCCATGGGGATCTCATTTAAAGACTTGCTTGAATTAGCGGGCGGGATGCGTAATGGAAATGCCCTAAAAGCGGTTATTCCTGGAGGGACTTCCGTGCCAGTAATGCCCGCGGAGACCATCATGGCCGCTAATATGGATTATGACTCGCTTGCTAAGGCGGGTTCGTTACTGGGCGCGGGTTCAGTCATCATTATGGATGAAACAACTTGTATGGTGCGGGCTCTGGAGCGGATCTCGGCCTTCTATCGCGAGGAATCCTGTGGCCAATGCACGCCTTGCCGGGAAGGGACGGGGTGGCTATATCGCGTGGTTCACCGCATTGAACAGGGCCAGGGTACGCAAGAAGATTTGGATAAGGTGGTCAATGTAGCCCAAAATATTGATGGCCATACTATTTGCGCGCTGGGAGATGCCGCTGCGGCGCCAGTAATAAGCTTTATCAAACACTTTCGGGATGAGTTTCAATATCACATCGATCATAAGCGATGCTTAGTCGGAAGCGGGTTCTGAAGGATGAAACCGGGAATGGTCAAAATTGAGATTGATGGCACTGAACTCCAGGTAAAGGCTGGGAAGATGCTCATCGAGGTAGCTGATGAGATTGGCGTTGATATCCCTCGGTTCTGCTATCACAAACATTTATCGATTGCTGCTAACTGCCGGATGTGCTTAGTGGAGGTGGAAAAATCCAGAAAACCCCTGCCTGCTTGTGCCACCCCTGTGGCGGATGGCATGAAGGTATTGACCAGTTCGCCCCGCGCTATTGCGGCCCAAAAGGGGGTGATGGAGTTTCTGCTCATTAATCACCCGTTGGATTGTCCTATCTGCGATCAAGGGGGGGAGTGCGAGTTACAAGATCTGGCCATGGGTTATGGTAATGATATTTCCCGCTTTACCGAGCGTAAACGGGTGGTAAAGGACAAGAATATCGGGTCTTTGATTAAAACCGATCTGACACGCTGTATCCACTGTACTCGCTGTGTTCGCTTTGGCCAGGAGATTGCTGGCATAAAGGAACTAGGGGCGACCGGGCGCGGTGAGCATATGGAGATTGGTACCTATATTGAGCAGAGTTTAGAGTCGGAATTAGCGGGAAATGTCATTGATCTTTGTCCGGTAGGCGCGTTGACAGACAAACCTTTCCGCTACCGTGCCCGGGCTTGGGAAATGGCGGGACATCCTACTATTTCTCCCCACGATAGTGTAGGCGCCAACATTGAATTGCATGTACGGCGGAATGAGGTGATGCGGGCCGTTCCCCGTGATAACGAAGCGGTGAATGAAACCTGGATCGCTGATCGCGACCGTTATGGCTGGCTTGGCTTAACCCACGAAGAACGGTTGCATCGGCCTATGGTTAAGCGGGAGGGCGTTTGGCGTGAAACCGACTGGGAGGAAGCATTAGAAACGGCTGCTAAGGGCCTGCAACGGATTGCTGAAGAGGCCGGAAGTACTCAGCTAGGTGGGCTTGCCTCGCCCTATGCGACTGTTGAGGAACTCTCCTTATTTCAGAAACTATTGCGAGGTCTGCATAGTAACAATATTGATCATCGCCTGCGGCGGCAAGATTTTCGTGATCAGGAATTTGAGCCAGAAGCGGTGCCTCTAGGCTGTACGATTGAAGAGCTGGAACAGTCGGATTGCATTTTAGTGGTGGGGGCTAATATACATAAGGAGCAACCTTTGCTTGGGCTGCGCCTGCGTAAAGCAGCGCTTCGAGGCGCAGCCCTTATGTGCATTAACCCCGTGGATTATCTAGTCCGCTTCCCCGTTGCAGAGAAGGTAATTGCGGGGCCTCAGGGTATAGTTCGAGCCTTGGCTGGTGTAGCTAAGTGTTTAGCAGTGAGCAAGGGCGAGTCCTTGGATGCTGAATGGACTTCTCTATTAGCTGATATTCAGCCTACCGAGACAGAGCGGGCCATGGCGGATCAGTTGGCTAATGCCTTGCACGGGCGGATATTATTAGGTGGGGTAGCTGAGGGACATCCTCACTTTTCGGTATTACGTGCTCTAGCAGATTTAGCGTGCCGGCTGGGTGGCTGCCAGCTAGGTTTTTTCCCCTCGGGAGGCAACGCTGTGGGAGCAGCCTTAGCCGGTGTTCTTCCCCATCGGGGGCCTGGGGGGAGCCGTGCGCCAGTACGGGGCCTCAATGGGCAGGCAATGCTTGAAGCAGAACTTCGGGGCTATGTGCTACTGGCGGTTGAACCTGAGTTTGACTGCGCCGATCCTCTATTGGCTCAGAAGGCTCTTCGGAATGCAGACTTTATTGTTTTATTAACGGCATTTCGCAGTCCGGCTATGCTGGACTACGCGAATGTGCTATTACCTATCGCCACCTATGTTGAGACCTCGGGAACTTTCGTAAACGCCGAAGGCCGTTGGCAGAGCTTTACAGGAGCTGTTCCTCCTCCAGGGGAGGCACGCCCGGCTTGGAAGGTGCTGCGAGTGCTTGCTAATCTGCTGCAAATTCCCGGTTTCAATTATCTTTCTTCCCAAGAGATTCATGACGAGCTGCGCCATCAAATAGAGAATCTTGCTAAGCCCCAGGCATCAACCCCATGGCATCCAGAAACGCTTGGAAGCGCGAATGATGGTAATTATTTAGTGCGTATCGCGGACACCTTTATCTACGGGACGGATGGATTGGTTCGGCGTAGCCGCCCGTTGCAGGAAAGTCCCGATGGTCAAGCGGCTGGTCAAGCTTATATGAATAGCGCTGATGCGGCCCGGCTAGGTCTAAGCGATGCCGAACGGATTACGGTGGACCAAGGGAATGGGCAAGTCACTTTACCTTTTGTGGTTGATGACACTGTAGCGGAAGGGTGTTTACGGCTGGCTGCTGCCTTTGAAGAGGCGGGGGCCTTGGGCGCTCCTTTTATGCCCATTAAGGTTACCGCAGCGGAGTAAGGTTATATGTTTGATTTTCTACCTTCATCGCTTCAGGTGACGCTGCCGATTCTCTTTAAGATCGTAGTTATCGTGTTGCCGCTGATATTGATAGTCGCTTGGTTGACTTTCGCCGAGCGGAAGATCATTGGCTATATGCAGGGCCGGATAGGTCCAAATCGCGTTGGACCTAGGGGTTGGCTGCAGCCTATTGCGGATACCGTCAAGCTCCTTCTGAAGGAAATTATTATCCCGGCTAGCGCCAACCGAATTCTGTTTTTGCTGGCGCCGGTGCTTGCTATTGCTCCAGCCCTTGCTGTTTGGGCCGTGGTCCCTTTCGATGCCCATTTAGTTCTCGCGGATATCAACGCTGCTTTACTGTACATTCTCGCCATTGGCTCCATGAGCGTGTATGGCATTATCCTGGCGGGTTGGGCTTCCAACTCCAAATATGCTTTTCTGGGGGCCATGCGTTCTGCCGCTCAAGTCGTGTCTTATGAAATCGCTATGGGCTTTGCGCTGGTGGGTGTACTGATTGCGGGTGGTAGCCTTAATCTTGGTGAGATCGTGCAAGCCCAGGAAGGGGGGTTCTGGCACTGGTTTTGGTTGCCCTTATTTCCTTTGTTCCTAATTTATTTCATCTCTGGGGTGGCAGAGACTAACCGTTTGCCTTTTGATGTGGCCGAGGGTGAATCTGAGATTGTTGCCGGTTTTCATGTGGAATATTCTGGGATGGCTTTTGCCCTTTTTTTTCTCGCTGAATACATTGAGATGATCCTAGTGTCGACTCTGGCGGCTTTGATGTTTCTGGGCGGATGGTTATCTCCATTTCAGGGAACAGTACTAGAAGCAATATTTGGATGGGTTCCCGGCATCGTTTGGCTCCTGATAAAGACGGCTATATTTTTATTCTTTTACCTTTGGTTTCGGGCTACTTTCCCTCGTTATCGATACGATCAAATTATGCGCCTTGGTTGGAAGGTATTTATTCCTATCACCATCGTTTGGTTGTTGGTAGTAGGGGGCGCGCGGGTTGCCCAGCTAGGCCCTTGGTTCACGTAAGGAGTAATCATTATGAATACCCTGCGTTCGTACGTTAAGAGCTTTTTATTGTGGGAATTACTGCTGGGTCTTAAATTGACTGGCCGTTATTTGTTCACAAAAAAGGTTACAGTCCAGTTCCCCGAAGAACGGACGCCCCAATCACCCCGATTCCGTGGTCTTCATGCTTTACGTCGTTATCCCAACGGTGAAGAGCGTTGTATTGCCTGCAAGCTCTGCGAGGCTGTTTGCCCGGCGTTAGCGATCACCATTGATTCCGAGCAACGGGACGATGGAACTCGTCGTACGACTCGTTATGACATTGATCTTTTTAAGTGTATTTACTGCGGTTTTTGTGAGGAGTCCTGCCCGGTCGATTCTATCGTGGAGACTCGGATTCTTGATTATCATTTTGAAGAGCGGGGAGAGCATATTCTCCACAAAGAGCAATTATTGGCGCTGGGCGATAAGTATGAAGCCCAAATTGCTGCCGATAGGGCTGCTGATGCGCCTTATCGTTAACTAGGGCTTTATAGGCTGCTGCCTCATGGAAAAGACTCTTTTTTATATCTTTGCTGCTATTTTGCTGTTTGCGGCAACTATGGTAGTTACTGTACGTAACCCTGTGCGAGCAGCCTTATTTTTGGTTTTGGCTTTTTTTACTAGCGCTGCTATCTGGCTTTTGCTGGAAGCTGAGTTTCTGGCGATTGTGTTGGTGTTGGTTTATATCGGTGCGGTTATGGTGTTATTCCTGTTTGTGGTGATGATGCTGGATATGAATCTGGCGCCACTGCAGGAAGGCTTTGCTCGGTACTTGCCCGTTGGGCTTTTGGTAGCAGTGCTCATTGCCATTGAAATGATAATGGTGCTAGGAAGCAAAAACTTTGGCCTTGATCAATTCACTGTCCCTGTTGCCCGCGGGGCTGATTACAACAACACGAAGGAGTTGGGGAATTTACTTTACACTGTTTACGTTTATCCTTTTGAACTAGCTTCGGTTATCCTTCTAGTCGCTATTGTCGCGGCCATTGCTTTAGCACTGCGGCGGCGTCCAAGTAAAACGCAAGATCCTGTGCAACAGGTGCGGGTACGGCCTCAAGATCGAGTCAGATTGGTCAAGATGACCGCCGAGAAGTCCCAAAAAATAAACTAGATCCAATAATGATTGCATTATCCGATTTTTTAATCCTGGGGGCGCTATTGTTTTGCCTCTCCGTTGCTGGAATTTTTCTTAACCGGAAAAATATTATCATTCTATTAATGTCCATTGAGCTTATGCTGCTGGCCGTTAATATGAATTTCGTGGCTTTTTCCCACTTTCTGGAAGATATGGCGGGACAAGTTTTTGTTTTTTTTATACTCACGGTAGCCGCGGCGGAAAGCGCCATTGGTTTGGCGATTCTGGTGGTTTTATTCCGGAATAGGCGGACCATTAATGTGGGTGATTTGGATAATTTAAAGGGCTAGGTACGATGGAAGTCCAGACTCTTGGGATTGTGCTTGCGCCCCTGATCGGCAGCATCATTGCTGGCTTGTTTGGAAAGAAGATTGGGCGCATCTGGTCCCATCGAGCCGCTATTGCTGGGGTAAGCATTGCATTTTTGTTATCTCTCATGGTGTTTAAGCAGGTAGTGGTGGATGGGGTCACCTATAATGAGGCCGTCTACACTTGGGCTGCCGTTGGCGATTTACGCGTGGAAATCGGTTTTCTCATTGATCGTTTAAGCGCGCTAATGATGGTAGTGGTGACCTTTGTTTCCCTGATGGTACATATCTATACCATCGGCTATATGGCGGATGATCCCGGCTATCAGCGTTTTTTTAGCTATATCGCTCTTTTCACTTTTTCCATGCTGATGTTGGTCATGGCAAATAATTTCCTCCAATTGTTTTTTGGATGGGAAGCCGTGGGCTTGGTGTCCTACCTATTGATAGGTTTCTGGTATAAGCGGGAATCCGCCATTTATGCCAGTCTTAAAGCCTTTTTAGTTAACCGGATTGGTGATATAGGTTTTTTGCTGGGGATCGCCTGCGTATTAATGTATACGGGGAGCCTGGATTATGTAGAGGTATTTGCCGTGGTGCCCACGCTGACGGAGGAAACACTTTCTGCTTGGCCAGGAACCGCTTGGTCGGTGCTGACGGTGATAGGAATTTTACTCTTCATTGGTGCTATGGGTAAATCGGCGCAAGCACCTTTACATGTTTGGTTGCCGGATTCCATGGAAGGTCCGACCCCGATTTCAGCTCTTATTCACGCGGCAACCATGGTGACCGCGGGTATTTTTATGGTCGCTCGGATGTCGCCGATCTATGAACTGTCTGAAACCGCTCTGAGCGTTATTTTGGTGATTGGGGCAGTGACGGCTTTCTTTATGGGGCTGATAGGTATCGTCCAAAATGATATCAAGCGGGTAATTGCCTATTCTACTTTGTCGCAATTAGGGTATATGACAGTAGCCCTTGGAGCTTCCGCCTATGCGGCGGGAATCTTTCATCTTATGACTCATGCCTTTTTTAAGGCCCTGCTTTTCCTTGGGGCGGGTTCGGTCATTATTGCCATGCACCATGAGCAGGATATGCGTAAGATGGGCGGGCTGAAAAAATATATGCCTATCACCTACTGGACTGCCTTCATAGGTGCTTTGGCCTTGATCGGATTTCCTGGTTTTTCCGGGTATTTCTCCAAGGATTCTATTATCGAGGCCGTTCATGCCTCCGAGCTTCCCGGCGCCGGTTTTGCCTATGCGATGGTTCTTTCCGGTGTATTTGTTACGGCTTTTTACACCTTTCGAATGTTGTTTCTTACTTTCCATGGCAAGGAGCGAATGGATAAGCATACCCAGAAACAGCTTAAAGAATCTCCAGCCGTGGTGACTATTCCGTTGGTATTGCTAGCGATACCCTCCGTAATTGCGGGTTTTTGTATCGAAGCATTCTTGTTTGGTGGCTTTTTTGGCGAGGCGATTACGGTTTTGCCGGCGCATGATGTGCTGACAGAAGTAGGGGCTGAATTTCATAAGGGGATCGCCTCTTTTGCTTTGCACGGGTTTGAGGGGATTCCTTTTGCGCTGTCTATGATCGGAGTGATAGCAGCTTGGTATTTATACCTCAAGCGCCCTCAGTTGCCAGGGCTATTACGGACGCGTTTTGGCCTGCTTTATTGGGCTTTGAGTAACAAATTTGGTTTCGATCGCTTCAATGAAATTGTCTTTGCAGGTGGCGCTCGTCAGGCGGGCAAGTTACTTTCACAGCTTGGAGATCGCATGCTGATTGACGGCTTTTTTGTCAATGGAACAGCGCGGGTAGTTGGCATAATCGCTCAAATTACCCGTTATTTGCAGTCCGGTTATCTTTTTCATTATGCCTTTGCCATGATTTTAGGGCTGCTTTTTCTTATCGGCGGTTTCGTTATTTACGGGGGCTAAAAAGGCATGTTAACTGGATTATCGCTCCTCTCCTTGGTTATTTGGCTACCTATTTTGGGTGGTTTCCTGGTGCTAGCTGCCGGTAATCATGTGGAGCGTGTTCGTTGGCTTTCACTGGGGATTTCAGGGTTAACTTTTGTGGTGAGCTGGTCGCTGTATACGGGCTTTGATACCAGCACGGCCGCTATGCAATTTCAAGAGAAACTTTCTTGGGTTGAAACCTTCGACGTTTATTATCATTTAGGGATCGATGGCATTTCCATGCCGCTCATCATCCTCACCACGTTTTCCACGGTGTTGGTTGTGGTTGCGGGTTGGCGGGTTATCGAACACAAATTAGCGCAATACATGGCCAGCTTCCTGATTATGGAAGGGCTGATGAACGGTGTTTTTGCGGCCTTAGATGCGGTTTTGTTCTATTTTTTCTTCGAGGGCATGCTAATCCCCTTATTTTTAATCATTGGAATTTGGGGAGGACCCAACCGGATCTACGCTACGCTTAAATTTTTTCTTTATACTTTCCTGGGCTCTGTCTTTTTTCTGCTTGCGCTTCTCTATTTACGCAGTGTTACTGGCGGTTTTTCCATCTTGGAATTCCACCAAGTACCCCTGGATATGCAGGCCCAGATAGGGATATTTTTGGCCTTTCTGCTTGCCTTTGCGGTGAAAGTACCCATGTGGCCCGTTCATACTTGGTTGCCGGATGCCCATGTGGAGGCCCCCACGGGGGGATCGGTGATCTTGGCGGCCATCACTCTCAAGATAGGCGCTTATGGTTTTATGCGGTTTAGTTTGCCTATTACGCCCGATGCTAGTATGGCGCTCAATTGGCTCATTATTACCCTATCGCTTATTGCCGTAGTGTATATTGGTTTAGTGGCGATAGTGCAGGAAGATCTTAAGAAGCTGATTGCTTATTCCAGTATTGCCCACATGGGATTCGTGACTCTCGGGTTGTTTATTGCTTTTGCTATTTTTTCCCAGAGCATTGAAGGTGATGGTGCCCTGTTGGGTTTGGAAGGAGCGTTGGTACAGATGATCTCCCACGGTCTGGTTTCCGCAGCCATGTTTTTGTGTGTCGGGGTTTTATATGATCGGCTGCGCACGCGGTTAATTAAGGATTATGGTGGCGTTGTGAATAGGATGCCGATATTCGCCTCTCTTATGGTCTTGTTTGCTATGGCCAACGTGGGTTTGCCGGGCACTTCGGGATTTGTGGGTGAATTTTTAGTCATTCTGGGCGCTTTCCAGGCGGACTTTTGGTACGCTTTTTTCGCTTCGATGACGTTGATTCTGGGGGCTACTTATACTCTTTGGATGATCAAGCGGGTGGTTTTTGGAGATATCGCTAACGATAAGGTTGCCACCATGGAGGATCTTAACTCGCGAGAGTTTCTGGTGCTGGGAACTTTGGCAGCGGCGGTGCTGTTGCTTGGCGTTTGGCCGCAGCCCCTGCTAGAAGTGATGCATACTTCCCTGGAACACTTGCTATCCCAGATGGCAGCATCAAAATTGGTCTAAAGCCGTATTATTGGCTGTGAATTCCACCTCCTTTTGGGTTTTGAAAGAAGTGACACGATGAGTTTCGATATACCTGATTTTCTGCCTGCATTACCGGAAATAGCCGTCCTTGGAATGGGTTGTGTGCTGTTGTTAGCCGTTGCGTACGGTGGCCGACAAAGCGGCAAAATCGCTTATTGGATTACCCAATTAACATTAGTGATCGCCGCATTGCTCACCTTTTATTCTCTGGACTATTCCTCCCAGAGTGTCACTTTCAATGGTAGCTATATTAAAGATTCGCTAAGCGACACCTTAAAGCTGTTTATCTACATTATCGTTTTTGGGGTGTTTCTTTATTCCCGTGACTACCTACAAGCGAGAGCTCTGGATAAAGGTGAATTCTACGTATTAGGCTTGTTTGGCGTGCTGGGCATGATGGTGATTGCTTCGGCCCACCATTTTCTGACTCTCTATTTAGGACTTGAACTGCTCTCTCTTAACCAGTATGCCATGGTAGCCTTGCTGCGAAATAATCGTTGGGCTTCCGAAGCGGCCATGAAATATTTTGTGCTAGGCGCTTTGGCTTCCGGCATGCTGTTATACGGTATGTCCATGATCTACGGGGTAACTGGCGATCTTCATGTTGCTGCCGTAGCGGAAGGAATAGGGGGAAGCGGCAATAGCCAGGTTTTGGTATTCGGGGTGGTATTTATCGTAGTGGGGCTGGCGTTTAAGCTTGGTGCCGTGCCTTTCCACATGTGGTTGCCCGATGTGTATCATGGTGCGCCCACGGCGGTGACCCTGTATATTGGCACAGCGCCTAAAATCGCGGCATTTGCTTTGCTCATGCGCCTGCTGGTGGAAGCGCTAGGAGAGGTGCAGCCCCACTGGCAGGATATGCTAATCGTTCTTTCCGTTCTCTCCATGGCTATCGGTAACGTTGTCGCTATTGCCCAGACCAATCTTAAGCGAATGCTGGCCTATTCCACCATAGCCCATGTAGGTTTTCTCTTGCTGGGAATCTTGACGGGTACTGGAGTAGGTTACGCTGCCGCCATGTTTTATATTATTGTTTACGCCTTGATGAGTCTGGGGAGCTTTGGCATGATTATTTTTCTTTCCCGATCCGATTTTGAAGCTGATCGCCTGGAGGACTTTAAAGGATTGAACGAGCGTAGCCCTTGGTTTGCCTTTATGATGCTTATTCTGATGTTCTCTCTAGCAGGGGTACCGCCTACCGTAGGATTTTACGCTAAATGGGCGGTGATCATGGCGATTATTGATAAGGGATTGATTTGGTTGGCGGTCGTTGCGGTATTATTTTCCGTGATTGGGGCTTTTTATTACCTGCGGGTGATTAAATTTATGTATTTCGACAGTTCCGCGGAAAAGATTTCCCTGAGCGAACGTGCCGATTTCCGCTGGTGTATGAGTGCTAATGGCCTTGCCATGTTGGGATTGGGTATCTTCCCTGGCGCCCTAATGGGGCTGTGCGTAGCAGTATTGGGTTGAAAAATAAACTAGCGATGAAAGCCATAGTTATGACGGCAACGGGAGGCCCCGAAGTCCTGCAACTGCAAACGCTGCCGAAGCCTACAATCCGTCAACCTGGCGAAGTTCTGATTCAACTCAAAGGGGCTGGAATTAACCCGGTAGATACTAAACTGCGAACCCGGGGTACTTTCTACCCAGACCGCTCCCCGACAATTCTCGGTTGCGATGGGGCAGGCATTGTGGATGCTGTGGGCGAAGAGGTTAAAAATTTCAAGAAAGGAGATGAGGTTTATTTTTGCTTTGGAGGCATTGGAGGCCCGGAAGGGAATTATAGGGAATATGCGGTAGTGGACCATCGCTTTATCGCTAAAAAACCCAAAAAACTCTCCTTTGTTGAGGCTAGCGC containing:
- a CDS encoding NADH-quinone oxidoreductase subunit D yields the protein MAEIQNFTLNFGPQHPAAHGVLRLVLEMDGEIIQRADPHVGLLHRATEKLAESKPFNQSIGYMDRLDYVSMMCSEHGYVKAIEKLLGIEPPLRAQYIRTMFDEITRILNHLMWLGAHGLDIGAMTVFLYCFREREDLMDCYEAVSGARMHATYYRPGGVYRDLPETMPGYQLSKWHNEKEIAALNRNREGSLLDFIEDFTTRFPTCVDEYETLLTDNRIWKQRTVGIGVVTPERALQLGFTGPMLRGSGVEWDLRKKQPYAVYDQVDFDIPVGVNGDCYDRYLVRIEEMRQSNQIIRQCVDWLRKNPGPVIVNNYKVAAPPREEMKNDMEVLIHHFKLFTEGYCVPEGEAYAAVEAPKGEFGVYLISDGANKPYRLKIRAPGFAHLAAMDEMVQGHMLADVVAIIGTMDIVFGEIDR
- the nuoE gene encoding NADH-quinone oxidoreductase subunit NuoE, whose translation is MGQPKWGKWKNREEEENLLSSEVRQQIDDWIAKYPPEQKQSAIIPALHIVQAANGGYLTDKLLDAVAEYLEMRPISVYEVATFYSMYELKPIGRHKISVCTNISCQLRGSDEVVAHLRKRLGIGFGETTPDHRFTVKEAECLGACGGAPMMMAGRTYHENLTPAKIDQILEALK
- the nuoF gene encoding NADH-quinone oxidoreductase subunit NuoF — its product is MIALNQVCFRTLDLDPPWGLESYLKVKGYEVWKRILKEKTPPSKIIDEIKTSGLRGRGGAGFPTGLKWSFMPKDLAGIKYIVCNSDEGEPGTFKDRDILRYNPHQLIEGMAIAGYTIGATVGYNYTRGEFSEPIERFEDALEEAYQAGLLGKNILASGVDFDLYSHPGAGAYICGEETALLESLEGKKGMPRYKPPFPAGFGLYGRPTTINNTETLASVPVILEKGGPWFLKLGTPTSGGTKIFSVSGHVNRPGNYEVPMGISFKDLLELAGGMRNGNALKAVIPGGTSVPVMPAETIMAANMDYDSLAKAGSLLGAGSVIIMDETTCMVRALERISAFYREESCGQCTPCREGTGWLYRVVHRIEQGQGTQEDLDKVVNVAQNIDGHTICALGDAAAAPVISFIKHFRDEFQYHIDHKRCLVGSGF
- the nuoG gene encoding NADH-quinone oxidoreductase subunit NuoG, with product MVKIEIDGTELQVKAGKMLIEVADEIGVDIPRFCYHKHLSIAANCRMCLVEVEKSRKPLPACATPVADGMKVLTSSPRAIAAQKGVMEFLLINHPLDCPICDQGGECELQDLAMGYGNDISRFTERKRVVKDKNIGSLIKTDLTRCIHCTRCVRFGQEIAGIKELGATGRGEHMEIGTYIEQSLESELAGNVIDLCPVGALTDKPFRYRARAWEMAGHPTISPHDSVGANIELHVRRNEVMRAVPRDNEAVNETWIADRDRYGWLGLTHEERLHRPMVKREGVWRETDWEEALETAAKGLQRIAEEAGSTQLGGLASPYATVEELSLFQKLLRGLHSNNIDHRLRRQDFRDQEFEPEAVPLGCTIEELEQSDCILVVGANIHKEQPLLGLRLRKAALRGAALMCINPVDYLVRFPVAEKVIAGPQGIVRALAGVAKCLAVSKGESLDAEWTSLLADIQPTETERAMADQLANALHGRILLGGVAEGHPHFSVLRALADLACRLGGCQLGFFPSGGNAVGAALAGVLPHRGPGGSRAPVRGLNGQAMLEAELRGYVLLAVEPEFDCADPLLAQKALRNADFIVLLTAFRSPAMLDYANVLLPIATYVETSGTFVNAEGRWQSFTGAVPPPGEARPAWKVLRVLANLLQIPGFNYLSSQEIHDELRHQIENLAKPQASTPWHPETLGSANDGNYLVRIADTFIYGTDGLVRRSRPLQESPDGQAAGQAYMNSADAARLGLSDAERITVDQGNGQVTLPFVVDDTVAEGCLRLAAAFEEAGALGAPFMPIKVTAAE
- the nuoH gene encoding NADH-quinone oxidoreductase subunit NuoH; the encoded protein is MFDFLPSSLQVTLPILFKIVVIVLPLILIVAWLTFAERKIIGYMQGRIGPNRVGPRGWLQPIADTVKLLLKEIIIPASANRILFLLAPVLAIAPALAVWAVVPFDAHLVLADINAALLYILAIGSMSVYGIILAGWASNSKYAFLGAMRSAAQVVSYEIAMGFALVGVLIAGGSLNLGEIVQAQEGGFWHWFWLPLFPLFLIYFISGVAETNRLPFDVAEGESEIVAGFHVEYSGMAFALFFLAEYIEMILVSTLAALMFLGGWLSPFQGTVLEAIFGWVPGIVWLLIKTAIFLFFYLWFRATFPRYRYDQIMRLGWKVFIPITIVWLLVVGGARVAQLGPWFT
- the nuoI gene encoding NADH-quinone oxidoreductase subunit NuoI — translated: MNTLRSYVKSFLLWELLLGLKLTGRYLFTKKVTVQFPEERTPQSPRFRGLHALRRYPNGEERCIACKLCEAVCPALAITIDSEQRDDGTRRTTRYDIDLFKCIYCGFCEESCPVDSIVETRILDYHFEERGEHILHKEQLLALGDKYEAQIAADRAADAPYR
- a CDS encoding NADH-quinone oxidoreductase subunit J, with the protein product MEKTLFYIFAAILLFAATMVVTVRNPVRAALFLVLAFFTSAAIWLLLEAEFLAIVLVLVYIGAVMVLFLFVVMMLDMNLAPLQEGFARYLPVGLLVAVLIAIEMIMVLGSKNFGLDQFTVPVARGADYNNTKELGNLLYTVYVYPFELASVILLVAIVAAIALALRRRPSKTQDPVQQVRVRPQDRVRLVKMTAEKSQKIN